From a single Drosophila sulfurigaster albostrigata strain 15112-1811.04 chromosome 3, ASM2355843v2, whole genome shotgun sequence genomic region:
- the LOC133843433 gene encoding polyadenylate-binding protein-interacting protein 1 isoform X3, producing MSCRAPFEPEDQYKQLRRPNPGAGSAPQMSAAMQPLDQPAFHDFVNVGYGPTGGPYAAGPALNYAATSQPPNDMQNRYTNMPSKLSVTANVFVPNTMDKRVPAQQQQQYQNQPYAQQPHQQRYMNGYKQQHQHQHQQQNYNHHQQNQSFNNEIQQLSNSVNTRLYFGKQPPHNGAVGNYYQQPQQQQQQVQTLQHQQHTQQPQSTFQRHTHLNNSFQQIAQQPQQPPYYHHHQQQQQQQQQPQASTSSAAASSSSAASHPDMETIALEYLDTVIHCLNQNPGQFDTIASRFLTIFDGMESNNYVLSIAMEDIFEKSIEQPNFRYMGAKLYNLLHMLNLKQDSLFHTLLKCKLEYHQAEVTKYMQSVEQQQKVRETALFLAELYMQLRGDDDARIQLIAVNIVYSLRKLLACESAENVRCICQTLKLAGYDLSADCQQDMHVIIASLQAIEAKSPGKYAMAANVIALQQNNWGRKVLNALGGEDGDAAKPPEPPRLSDEPVFYGPDGRELTAEESDFLAAEDENNGSDGDDFDVRDNELDLDPEMDEETERAYKDFCKQGKQSQANKKS from the exons ATGTCATGCCGTGCACCCTTCGAACCCGAGGATCAATACAAGCAATTGCGCCGACCGAATCCTGGAGCGGGTTCTGCACCACAAATGTCTGCCGCAATGCAGCCACTCGATCAGCCAGCATTTCATGATTTTGTCAATGTGGGCTACGGTCCAACTGGCGGACCATATGCAGCTGGACCAGCTCTAAATTATGCAGCTACGTCACAGCCGCCGAACGATATGCAGAACAGATACACAAACATGCCGTCAAAACTGTCGGTAACCGCAAATGTGTTTGTACCTAATACTATGGATAAGCGGGTgccagcacagcagcagcagcaatatcaAAATCAACCATACGCACAACAACCGCATCAGCAACGTTATATGAATGGCtataagcagcagcatcaacatcagcatcagcaacaaaaCTATAACCACCACCAGCAGAATCAATCGTTTAACAATGAGATTCAGCAGCTATCGAACTCGGTGAATACTCGTTTATATTTTGGGAAGCAGCCGCCTCATAATGGTGCGGTGGGCAATTACTATcagcaaccgcaacaacagcagcagcaggtacAAACActgcaacaccaacagcacacacaacaaccacaatcGACATTTCAACGTCATacgcatttaaataattcattccaacaaattgcacaacagccgcagcagccgccATATTACCATcatcaccaacaacagcagcagcaacaacagcagccacaagcaTCGACATCATCGGCTGCAGCGTCCTCTTCGTCGGCTGCATCTCATCCCGATATGGAGACGATTGCTCTGGAATATCTTGATACTGTAATACATTGCCTTAACCAG AATCCCGGACAATTCGATACAATTGCATCACGCTTCCTAACCATCTTTGATGGTATGGAGAGCAACAACTATGTGCTCTCGATCGCCATGGAGGATATTTTTGAGAAATCAATTGAGCAACCTAATTTTCGGTACATGGGCGCCAAATTGTACAATCTTTTGCATATGCTGAATCTCAAGCAGGACTCCTTATTCCATACATTGCTAAAGTGCAAGCTTGAATACCATCAGGCCGAAGTAACCAAGTATATGCAATCggttgagcagcagcaaaaggtgCGAGAGACTGCACTATTTCTCGCCGAACTTTATATGCAATTACGTGGCGATGATGACGCTCGCATTCAGCTGATTGCTGTGAATATCGTCTACTCGTTGCGGAAACTCTTGGCATGCGAGAGTGCTGAGAATGTGCGCTGTATTTGCCAGACCTTAAAGCTGGCCGGTTATGATCTGAGTGCTGATTGCCAACAAGACATGCACGTTATTATTGCTTCACTTCAGGCGATTGAAGCCAAGTCGCCGGGAAAATACGCTATGGCTGCCAATGTGATTGCTTTGCAGCAGAACAATTGGGGCCGCAAGGTCTTAAATGCTCTGGGTGGAGAGGATGGTGATGCAGCCAAGCCACCAGAGCCACCACGTTTGAGCGATGAGCCTGTGTTTTATGGACCCGATGGACGTGAGCTTACGGCCGAGGAAAGTGATTTTCTGGCTGCGGAAGATGAAAATAACGGCAGCGACGGCGATGATTTTGATGTCAGAGATAATGAATTGGACCTCGACCCAGAAATGGACGAAGAGACTGAGCGTGCATACAAGGACTTTTGCAAGCAAGGGAAACAATcgcaggcaaacaaaaaatcttag
- the LOC133843433 gene encoding polyadenylate-binding protein-interacting protein 1 isoform X1: MSAATLDKLATTLDVTETEQKFFESADAAAATAMSCRAPFEPEDQYKQLRRPNPGAGSAPQMSAAMQPLDQPAFHDFVNVGYGPTGGPYAAGPALNYAATSQPPNDMQNRYTNMPSKLSVTANVFVPNTMDKRVPAQQQQQYQNQPYAQQPHQQRYMNGYKQQHQHQHQQQNYNHHQQNQSFNNEIQQLSNSVNTRLYFGKQPPHNGAVGNYYQQPQQQQQQVQTLQHQQHTQQPQSTFQRHTHLNNSFQQIAQQPQQPPYYHHHQQQQQQQQQPQASTSSAAASSSSAASHPDMETIALEYLDTVIHCLNQNPGQFDTIASRFLTIFDGMESNNYVLSIAMEDIFEKSIEQPNFRYMGAKLYNLLHMLNLKQDSLFHTLLKCKLEYHQAEVTKYMQSVEQQQKVRETALFLAELYMQLRGDDDARIQLIAVNIVYSLRKLLACESAENVRCICQTLKLAGYDLSADCQQDMHVIIASLQAIEAKSPGKYAMAANVIALQQNNWGRKVLNALGGEDGDAAKPPEPPRLSDEPVFYGPDGRELTAEESDFLAAEDENNGSDGDDFDVRDNELDLDPEMDEETERAYKDFCKQGKQSQANKKS, encoded by the exons ATGTCGGCGGCTACATTGGACAAATTAGCGACGACTCTCGACGTAACCGAAACGGAACAGAAAt TTTTTGAGTCTGCCGACGCCGCTGCAGCTACCGCAATGTCATGCCGTGCACCCTTCGAACCCGAGGATCAATACAAGCAATTGCGCCGACCGAATCCTGGAGCGGGTTCTGCACCACAAATGTCTGCCGCAATGCAGCCACTCGATCAGCCAGCATTTCATGATTTTGTCAATGTGGGCTACGGTCCAACTGGCGGACCATATGCAGCTGGACCAGCTCTAAATTATGCAGCTACGTCACAGCCGCCGAACGATATGCAGAACAGATACACAAACATGCCGTCAAAACTGTCGGTAACCGCAAATGTGTTTGTACCTAATACTATGGATAAGCGGGTgccagcacagcagcagcagcaatatcaAAATCAACCATACGCACAACAACCGCATCAGCAACGTTATATGAATGGCtataagcagcagcatcaacatcagcatcagcaacaaaaCTATAACCACCACCAGCAGAATCAATCGTTTAACAATGAGATTCAGCAGCTATCGAACTCGGTGAATACTCGTTTATATTTTGGGAAGCAGCCGCCTCATAATGGTGCGGTGGGCAATTACTATcagcaaccgcaacaacagcagcagcaggtacAAACActgcaacaccaacagcacacacaacaaccacaatcGACATTTCAACGTCATacgcatttaaataattcattccaacaaattgcacaacagccgcagcagccgccATATTACCATcatcaccaacaacagcagcagcaacaacagcagccacaagcaTCGACATCATCGGCTGCAGCGTCCTCTTCGTCGGCTGCATCTCATCCCGATATGGAGACGATTGCTCTGGAATATCTTGATACTGTAATACATTGCCTTAACCAG AATCCCGGACAATTCGATACAATTGCATCACGCTTCCTAACCATCTTTGATGGTATGGAGAGCAACAACTATGTGCTCTCGATCGCCATGGAGGATATTTTTGAGAAATCAATTGAGCAACCTAATTTTCGGTACATGGGCGCCAAATTGTACAATCTTTTGCATATGCTGAATCTCAAGCAGGACTCCTTATTCCATACATTGCTAAAGTGCAAGCTTGAATACCATCAGGCCGAAGTAACCAAGTATATGCAATCggttgagcagcagcaaaaggtgCGAGAGACTGCACTATTTCTCGCCGAACTTTATATGCAATTACGTGGCGATGATGACGCTCGCATTCAGCTGATTGCTGTGAATATCGTCTACTCGTTGCGGAAACTCTTGGCATGCGAGAGTGCTGAGAATGTGCGCTGTATTTGCCAGACCTTAAAGCTGGCCGGTTATGATCTGAGTGCTGATTGCCAACAAGACATGCACGTTATTATTGCTTCACTTCAGGCGATTGAAGCCAAGTCGCCGGGAAAATACGCTATGGCTGCCAATGTGATTGCTTTGCAGCAGAACAATTGGGGCCGCAAGGTCTTAAATGCTCTGGGTGGAGAGGATGGTGATGCAGCCAAGCCACCAGAGCCACCACGTTTGAGCGATGAGCCTGTGTTTTATGGACCCGATGGACGTGAGCTTACGGCCGAGGAAAGTGATTTTCTGGCTGCGGAAGATGAAAATAACGGCAGCGACGGCGATGATTTTGATGTCAGAGATAATGAATTGGACCTCGACCCAGAAATGGACGAAGAGACTGAGCGTGCATACAAGGACTTTTGCAAGCAAGGGAAACAATcgcaggcaaacaaaaaatcttag
- the LOC133843433 gene encoding polyadenylate-binding protein-interacting protein 1 isoform X4, which yields MSAATLDKLATTLDVTETEQKFFESADAAAATAMSCRAPFEPEDQYKQLRRPNPGAGSAPQMSAAMQPLDQPAFHDFVNVGYGPTGGPYAAGPALNYAATSQPPNDMQNRYTNMPSKLSVTANVFVPNTMDKRVPAQQQQQYQNQPYAQQPHQQRYMNGYKQQHQHQHQQQNYNHHQQNQSFNNEIQQLSNSVNTRLYFGKQPPHNGAVGNYYQQPQQQQQQPQQPPYYHHHQQQQQQQQQPQASTSSAAASSSSAASHPDMETIALEYLDTVIHCLNQNPGQFDTIASRFLTIFDGMESNNYVLSIAMEDIFEKSIEQPNFRYMGAKLYNLLHMLNLKQDSLFHTLLKCKLEYHQAEVTKYMQSVEQQQKVRETALFLAELYMQLRGDDDARIQLIAVNIVYSLRKLLACESAENVRCICQTLKLAGYDLSADCQQDMHVIIASLQAIEAKSPGKYAMAANVIALQQNNWGRKVLNALGGEDGDAAKPPEPPRLSDEPVFYGPDGRELTAEESDFLAAEDENNGSDGDDFDVRDNELDLDPEMDEETERAYKDFCKQGKQSQANKKS from the exons ATGTCGGCGGCTACATTGGACAAATTAGCGACGACTCTCGACGTAACCGAAACGGAACAGAAAt TTTTTGAGTCTGCCGACGCCGCTGCAGCTACCGCAATGTCATGCCGTGCACCCTTCGAACCCGAGGATCAATACAAGCAATTGCGCCGACCGAATCCTGGAGCGGGTTCTGCACCACAAATGTCTGCCGCAATGCAGCCACTCGATCAGCCAGCATTTCATGATTTTGTCAATGTGGGCTACGGTCCAACTGGCGGACCATATGCAGCTGGACCAGCTCTAAATTATGCAGCTACGTCACAGCCGCCGAACGATATGCAGAACAGATACACAAACATGCCGTCAAAACTGTCGGTAACCGCAAATGTGTTTGTACCTAATACTATGGATAAGCGGGTgccagcacagcagcagcagcaatatcaAAATCAACCATACGCACAACAACCGCATCAGCAACGTTATATGAATGGCtataagcagcagcatcaacatcagcatcagcaacaaaaCTATAACCACCACCAGCAGAATCAATCGTTTAACAATGAGATTCAGCAGCTATCGAACTCGGTGAATACTCGTTTATATTTTGGGAAGCAGCCGCCTCATAATGGTGCGGTGGGCAATTACTATcagcaaccgcaacaacagcagcagcag ccgcagcagccgccATATTACCATcatcaccaacaacagcagcagcaacaacagcagccacaagcaTCGACATCATCGGCTGCAGCGTCCTCTTCGTCGGCTGCATCTCATCCCGATATGGAGACGATTGCTCTGGAATATCTTGATACTGTAATACATTGCCTTAACCAG AATCCCGGACAATTCGATACAATTGCATCACGCTTCCTAACCATCTTTGATGGTATGGAGAGCAACAACTATGTGCTCTCGATCGCCATGGAGGATATTTTTGAGAAATCAATTGAGCAACCTAATTTTCGGTACATGGGCGCCAAATTGTACAATCTTTTGCATATGCTGAATCTCAAGCAGGACTCCTTATTCCATACATTGCTAAAGTGCAAGCTTGAATACCATCAGGCCGAAGTAACCAAGTATATGCAATCggttgagcagcagcaaaaggtgCGAGAGACTGCACTATTTCTCGCCGAACTTTATATGCAATTACGTGGCGATGATGACGCTCGCATTCAGCTGATTGCTGTGAATATCGTCTACTCGTTGCGGAAACTCTTGGCATGCGAGAGTGCTGAGAATGTGCGCTGTATTTGCCAGACCTTAAAGCTGGCCGGTTATGATCTGAGTGCTGATTGCCAACAAGACATGCACGTTATTATTGCTTCACTTCAGGCGATTGAAGCCAAGTCGCCGGGAAAATACGCTATGGCTGCCAATGTGATTGCTTTGCAGCAGAACAATTGGGGCCGCAAGGTCTTAAATGCTCTGGGTGGAGAGGATGGTGATGCAGCCAAGCCACCAGAGCCACCACGTTTGAGCGATGAGCCTGTGTTTTATGGACCCGATGGACGTGAGCTTACGGCCGAGGAAAGTGATTTTCTGGCTGCGGAAGATGAAAATAACGGCAGCGACGGCGATGATTTTGATGTCAGAGATAATGAATTGGACCTCGACCCAGAAATGGACGAAGAGACTGAGCGTGCATACAAGGACTTTTGCAAGCAAGGGAAACAATcgcaggcaaacaaaaaatcttag
- the LOC133843433 gene encoding polyadenylate-binding protein-interacting protein 1 isoform X2, whose product MRVCTKTLRLINPVFESADAAAATAMSCRAPFEPEDQYKQLRRPNPGAGSAPQMSAAMQPLDQPAFHDFVNVGYGPTGGPYAAGPALNYAATSQPPNDMQNRYTNMPSKLSVTANVFVPNTMDKRVPAQQQQQYQNQPYAQQPHQQRYMNGYKQQHQHQHQQQNYNHHQQNQSFNNEIQQLSNSVNTRLYFGKQPPHNGAVGNYYQQPQQQQQQVQTLQHQQHTQQPQSTFQRHTHLNNSFQQIAQQPQQPPYYHHHQQQQQQQQQPQASTSSAAASSSSAASHPDMETIALEYLDTVIHCLNQNPGQFDTIASRFLTIFDGMESNNYVLSIAMEDIFEKSIEQPNFRYMGAKLYNLLHMLNLKQDSLFHTLLKCKLEYHQAEVTKYMQSVEQQQKVRETALFLAELYMQLRGDDDARIQLIAVNIVYSLRKLLACESAENVRCICQTLKLAGYDLSADCQQDMHVIIASLQAIEAKSPGKYAMAANVIALQQNNWGRKVLNALGGEDGDAAKPPEPPRLSDEPVFYGPDGRELTAEESDFLAAEDENNGSDGDDFDVRDNELDLDPEMDEETERAYKDFCKQGKQSQANKKS is encoded by the exons ATGCGAGTGTGCACTAAGACTTTACGTTTAATTAATCCAG TTTTTGAGTCTGCCGACGCCGCTGCAGCTACCGCAATGTCATGCCGTGCACCCTTCGAACCCGAGGATCAATACAAGCAATTGCGCCGACCGAATCCTGGAGCGGGTTCTGCACCACAAATGTCTGCCGCAATGCAGCCACTCGATCAGCCAGCATTTCATGATTTTGTCAATGTGGGCTACGGTCCAACTGGCGGACCATATGCAGCTGGACCAGCTCTAAATTATGCAGCTACGTCACAGCCGCCGAACGATATGCAGAACAGATACACAAACATGCCGTCAAAACTGTCGGTAACCGCAAATGTGTTTGTACCTAATACTATGGATAAGCGGGTgccagcacagcagcagcagcaatatcaAAATCAACCATACGCACAACAACCGCATCAGCAACGTTATATGAATGGCtataagcagcagcatcaacatcagcatcagcaacaaaaCTATAACCACCACCAGCAGAATCAATCGTTTAACAATGAGATTCAGCAGCTATCGAACTCGGTGAATACTCGTTTATATTTTGGGAAGCAGCCGCCTCATAATGGTGCGGTGGGCAATTACTATcagcaaccgcaacaacagcagcagcaggtacAAACActgcaacaccaacagcacacacaacaaccacaatcGACATTTCAACGTCATacgcatttaaataattcattccaacaaattgcacaacagccgcagcagccgccATATTACCATcatcaccaacaacagcagcagcaacaacagcagccacaagcaTCGACATCATCGGCTGCAGCGTCCTCTTCGTCGGCTGCATCTCATCCCGATATGGAGACGATTGCTCTGGAATATCTTGATACTGTAATACATTGCCTTAACCAG AATCCCGGACAATTCGATACAATTGCATCACGCTTCCTAACCATCTTTGATGGTATGGAGAGCAACAACTATGTGCTCTCGATCGCCATGGAGGATATTTTTGAGAAATCAATTGAGCAACCTAATTTTCGGTACATGGGCGCCAAATTGTACAATCTTTTGCATATGCTGAATCTCAAGCAGGACTCCTTATTCCATACATTGCTAAAGTGCAAGCTTGAATACCATCAGGCCGAAGTAACCAAGTATATGCAATCggttgagcagcagcaaaaggtgCGAGAGACTGCACTATTTCTCGCCGAACTTTATATGCAATTACGTGGCGATGATGACGCTCGCATTCAGCTGATTGCTGTGAATATCGTCTACTCGTTGCGGAAACTCTTGGCATGCGAGAGTGCTGAGAATGTGCGCTGTATTTGCCAGACCTTAAAGCTGGCCGGTTATGATCTGAGTGCTGATTGCCAACAAGACATGCACGTTATTATTGCTTCACTTCAGGCGATTGAAGCCAAGTCGCCGGGAAAATACGCTATGGCTGCCAATGTGATTGCTTTGCAGCAGAACAATTGGGGCCGCAAGGTCTTAAATGCTCTGGGTGGAGAGGATGGTGATGCAGCCAAGCCACCAGAGCCACCACGTTTGAGCGATGAGCCTGTGTTTTATGGACCCGATGGACGTGAGCTTACGGCCGAGGAAAGTGATTTTCTGGCTGCGGAAGATGAAAATAACGGCAGCGACGGCGATGATTTTGATGTCAGAGATAATGAATTGGACCTCGACCCAGAAATGGACGAAGAGACTGAGCGTGCATACAAGGACTTTTGCAAGCAAGGGAAACAATcgcaggcaaacaaaaaatcttag